The Vibrio rhizosphaerae genome includes a region encoding these proteins:
- the xylE gene encoding D-xylose transporter XylE, which translates to MKTGTNVIHLTLVVALGGLLFGYDTAVISGAVEALQNYFQLTATELGFAASSALIGCVLGAALAGYVSQRYGRRGALIIAALLFLISAIGSAIPQHYWTFVIYRIIGGVGVGIASMVSPMYIAEVAPPARRGGLVAWNQFAIIFGMLVVYFVNYGIALMGSDNWLNDVGWRYMFASEVIPAALFFGLLFTVPETPRWLALKGRDNEAHGLLKALNPQQDVEPQWQEIKQSLVKVHRPGIVAAGYLGVLLIGIMLSVLQQVTGINVFLYYAPAILKGFSDSTTDIALLQTILVGAVNLSFTVLAIFTVDKLGRRPLMMIGAGLMAVSMLAIGTAAYLNAIGGYLLVFMLLYIAAFALSLGPVTWVLLSEIFPNSVRSRALSIAVFAQWFANFVVSQTFPMMNEKESFIFQQFHGGFPFWIYGIMGIFTVYFIYRWVPETKGKSLEQLEGLWQRDADQANGRMKTADLS; encoded by the coding sequence ATGAAAACTGGCACGAATGTGATTCACCTAACGCTGGTTGTGGCGTTAGGTGGGCTGTTATTTGGTTACGATACCGCGGTGATTTCCGGCGCGGTTGAGGCGCTGCAAAATTATTTTCAATTGACGGCAACTGAGTTGGGCTTTGCGGCGTCTTCGGCGTTAATTGGTTGTGTGCTTGGTGCTGCATTGGCGGGCTATGTCAGTCAACGTTACGGGCGACGTGGTGCACTGATTATTGCCGCTTTACTGTTTCTGATTTCTGCCATTGGTTCGGCGATACCACAGCATTATTGGACTTTTGTGATTTATCGGATCATTGGTGGGGTCGGTGTGGGCATCGCGTCGATGGTTTCACCAATGTATATTGCCGAAGTTGCCCCTCCTGCACGGCGTGGCGGATTAGTCGCATGGAACCAGTTTGCCATTATTTTCGGTATGCTGGTGGTCTATTTCGTCAATTACGGCATTGCGCTGATGGGCAGTGATAACTGGCTGAATGATGTTGGCTGGCGATATATGTTTGCGTCAGAAGTGATTCCCGCAGCCCTGTTCTTTGGCTTGCTGTTTACTGTACCGGAGACTCCTCGCTGGCTGGCATTGAAAGGACGGGACAATGAAGCGCATGGTTTGCTGAAAGCGCTCAATCCACAACAAGATGTTGAGCCGCAATGGCAAGAGATCAAACAATCGTTGGTGAAAGTTCACCGGCCAGGGATTGTCGCTGCCGGATATCTGGGCGTATTGCTGATTGGTATTATGCTGAGTGTGTTACAACAGGTGACGGGGATTAATGTGTTTCTTTACTATGCTCCTGCGATCCTGAAAGGTTTTAGTGATTCCACAACTGATATTGCATTGCTGCAAACCATTTTGGTGGGGGCGGTCAATTTAAGTTTTACCGTTTTGGCAATTTTCACCGTGGATAAACTCGGACGCCGTCCGTTGATGATGATCGGGGCCGGCCTGATGGCGGTCAGTATGCTCGCGATCGGCACCGCAGCGTATCTCAATGCAATCGGCGGATATTTATTAGTCTTTATGTTGTTATATATCGCTGCCTTTGCACTGTCATTGGGGCCCGTCACATGGGTATTACTGTCTGAAATTTTTCCTAACAGTGTTCGTTCCAGAGCGTTATCGATTGCGGTGTTCGCGCAATGGTTTGCCAACTTTGTTGTGTCTCAGACCTTCCCGATGATGAATGAAAAAGAGAGTTTCATTTTTCAACAATTTCATGGCGGTTTCCCATTTTGGATCTATGGCATTATGGGGATATTCACCGTTTACTTTATTTATCGCTGGGTACCGGAAACCAAGGGCAAGTCGCTGGAACAGCTGGAAGGCCTTTGGCAGCGTGATGCTGACCAAGCCAATGGTCGCATGAAAACAGCGGATTTATCCTGA
- a CDS encoding XylR family transcriptional regulator, producing the protein MNKNPSMTTLKPYSHTPYRQFIDHRYRITLLFNANKVYDREVIEGIGEYLQASQCNWDIYLEEEFTTHLENFHTWKGDGVIADFDNPKIRTLLEETTIPVVAIGGSYEHPEDYPNVPYVATDNQALIELAFQHLKSKGIENFAFYGMPQESWRRWSHEREQAFIHLLQREGYSGSVYRGNEVSPQTWQYDMNRLADWLQQLPTPVGIVAVTDARARHLLQVCDHLKLMVPDKISVIGIDNEELTRYLSRVSLSSVEQGCREMGYQAAKLLHRLLTTDPQDTEQLESLHQTRRLVPPTQVHARQSTDYQALKDPYVIQAMHFIRHHACKGIKVEQVLDYVGISRSNMEIRFKEECGHSIHQEIHNSKLKQARHLLATTSLPVAEIAELCGYPSLQYMYSVFKKHQQCTPKEFREQHHDRWRHRDALL; encoded by the coding sequence ATGAATAAAAACCCATCCATGACCACTCTGAAACCTTACTCTCACACACCATACCGTCAGTTCATCGACCACCGTTATCGGATTACACTGTTATTTAATGCCAATAAAGTGTATGACCGAGAAGTGATTGAGGGCATCGGCGAATATTTGCAAGCCTCCCAATGCAACTGGGATATTTATCTTGAGGAAGAATTCACAACGCATCTGGAAAACTTTCATACCTGGAAAGGCGATGGTGTGATTGCTGACTTCGACAACCCTAAAATTCGCACGCTGCTGGAAGAGACCACGATTCCCGTCGTCGCAATCGGCGGCTCTTATGAACACCCGGAGGATTATCCGAACGTTCCTTATGTGGCGACAGATAATCAGGCCTTGATTGAACTGGCATTTCAGCACCTCAAAAGCAAAGGCATTGAAAACTTCGCGTTTTACGGCATGCCGCAGGAATCATGGCGACGCTGGTCTCATGAGCGAGAGCAGGCGTTTATTCATCTGTTACAGCGCGAAGGATATTCAGGCTCGGTCTATCGGGGCAATGAGGTCAGTCCGCAAACGTGGCAGTATGACATGAATCGCCTCGCGGACTGGTTACAACAGCTACCGACGCCGGTCGGCATCGTGGCAGTAACCGATGCCCGTGCCCGTCACCTCTTGCAGGTTTGTGATCATTTGAAGCTGATGGTACCGGACAAAATTTCTGTCATCGGTATCGATAATGAAGAGCTGACCCGCTACCTGAGCCGCGTCTCGTTATCCTCGGTCGAACAAGGATGCAGAGAAATGGGTTATCAGGCAGCCAAACTGCTGCACCGCCTGTTAACGACCGATCCGCAAGACACCGAGCAATTAGAGAGCCTGCATCAAACCCGCCGACTGGTTCCCCCAACGCAGGTTCACGCCCGGCAAAGCACCGACTATCAGGCTCTGAAAGACCCATATGTCATTCAGGCGATGCATTTTATCCGCCATCACGCCTGTAAAGGGATTAAAGTCGAACAGGTACTCGATTATGTCGGGATCTCGCGTTCCAACATGGAAATTCGTTTCAAAGAAGAATGCGGCCACTCGATTCATCAGGAAATTCATAACTCAAAACTCAAACAAGCCCGCCACCTTCTGGCGACCACATCACTGCCGGTGGCCGAAATTGCGGAGCTATGTGGTTATCCGTCACTGCAATACATGTACAGTGTGTTTAAAAAACACCAGCAATGTACACCAAAAGAGTTCCGCGAACAGCACCACGACCGATGGCGTCATCGTGATGCATTGTTGTAA
- the xylB gene encoding xylulokinase, producing the protein MYVGIDLGTSGVKVIVLAENGDVVASEVAPLEISRPFPLWSEQDPQHWWQATEQAIQALGKQTDLSAIKAIGLSGQMHGAVLLDQQGEVLRPAILWNDGRCQAQCAELERRVPDSRQITGNMMMPGFTAPKLLWVAEHEPDIFARTDKVLLPKDYLRYRMTGLYASDMSDAAGTMWLDVARRDWSDELLDATGLERRQMPDLYEGNAITGTLSRELANAWGMPEVPVIAGGGDNAAGAVGVGIIEPGQAMLSLGTSGVYFAVSDGFLANPDSALHSFCHALPGTWHTMSVILSAASCLSWVCELTGFADVPEMLQATENHADVSSGVVFLPYLSGERTPHNDPYAKGVFFGMTHSTSKYELVQAVLEGVGFAFADGFDALHQTGLLPEEVVLIGGGARSQYWRQMLADIVRLPLAYRQGGDVGPALGAARLAMLAVQPEMTARDICASPVLIERHIPDEEQTEHYQRKRAVYQQLYRQLKPLFI; encoded by the coding sequence ATGTATGTTGGAATCGATTTAGGGACATCCGGCGTGAAGGTCATTGTGCTGGCTGAAAACGGTGATGTCGTTGCGAGTGAAGTTGCACCGCTTGAGATATCACGTCCGTTTCCGCTATGGTCAGAACAAGATCCGCAACACTGGTGGCAAGCCACCGAACAAGCGATTCAGGCGCTGGGCAAGCAGACGGATCTCAGCGCGATCAAAGCGATTGGGCTGTCCGGACAAATGCACGGCGCGGTGTTACTGGATCAGCAAGGCGAGGTGCTGCGCCCTGCGATTTTATGGAATGACGGGCGTTGTCAGGCGCAATGTGCCGAACTGGAGCGGCGTGTCCCCGATAGCCGTCAGATTACCGGGAATATGATGATGCCGGGCTTTACTGCGCCGAAACTGCTTTGGGTTGCAGAGCATGAACCGGACATTTTTGCCCGGACAGATAAAGTTCTATTGCCTAAAGATTATTTACGTTATCGGATGACTGGCTTATACGCGTCAGATATGTCCGATGCTGCCGGAACCATGTGGCTTGATGTCGCCCGGCGTGACTGGAGTGATGAACTGCTTGATGCGACCGGATTGGAACGGCGTCAGATGCCAGACTTGTATGAAGGCAATGCAATCACCGGCACGTTGAGTCGTGAACTGGCCAATGCGTGGGGGATGCCGGAAGTGCCGGTGATTGCAGGTGGCGGTGATAATGCCGCAGGAGCCGTCGGGGTCGGAATTATTGAGCCGGGACAAGCCATGCTCTCTTTGGGAACTTCCGGGGTGTATTTCGCCGTCAGTGACGGCTTTCTGGCCAATCCGGATTCGGCGCTGCATAGCTTCTGTCATGCCCTGCCCGGAACGTGGCATACCATGTCGGTTATTCTGAGTGCCGCATCGTGTCTGTCTTGGGTGTGTGAATTGACCGGATTTGCTGATGTGCCTGAGATGTTACAAGCGACGGAAAATCATGCGGATGTCAGTTCCGGGGTGGTATTCCTGCCTTATCTGTCCGGGGAGCGGACACCGCATAATGATCCGTATGCCAAAGGTGTTTTCTTCGGTATGACTCATTCAACTTCAAAGTATGAGCTGGTTCAGGCCGTGTTGGAAGGGGTCGGGTTTGCATTTGCAGATGGTTTTGATGCATTACATCAGACTGGTCTGTTGCCGGAAGAGGTGGTTCTGATTGGCGGCGGGGCCCGTAGTCAGTACTGGCGTCAGATGCTGGCGGATATTGTCCGCTTACCGCTGGCTTATCGTCAGGGTGGTGATGTCGGTCCGGCTCTGGGGGCTGCGCGACTGGCGATGTTAGCGGTTCAACCGGAGATGACCGCGCGGGATATTTGTGCGTCACCGGTCTTGATTGAAAGACACATACCGGATGAAGAGCAAACCGAGCATTACCAGCGCAAACGAGCCGTTTATCAGCAATTATATCGTCAATTAAAACCACTCTTTATTTAA
- a CDS encoding peptide MFS transporter: protein MNHNNHQFLGHPRGLFLLFGTELWERFSYYAMRAILVLYLTDTTLNGGMGWSAKEALDLYGIYTGLVYITPLIGGWLADNYFGQRRSILAGGALMAIGQFTLALPHQLFGLDAVHSFYLGLALLIIGNGLFKPNISTMVGDLYHEGDHRRDGAFTIFYMGINMGALLAGIISGIATNNFGWKAGFVAAGIGMMISFVIQILFAQRLLGDIGLKPAAARDLQQKKAQKKEPLTKEETDRMKVIIIMGFFVIVFWAGFEQAGGLMNLYTQQYTDRMIGSFEVPAAWFQSLNPFFIITCAPLIALLWIKLGSREPNSPVKFAFGLFFLAIGFLCMIGAVLEQGGDLNVKTSMFWLVGAFFFHTIGELCLSPIGLSMTTKLAPLRLASLMMGVWLGFNAVANYIAGLIGAHVGDFGALAIFGGIAVTATVSGLILLLFSNKLVMWMHGAETITHLNETPEDVEQTTQTA from the coding sequence ATGAATCACAACAATCATCAATTTTTAGGCCATCCTCGTGGCCTGTTTCTTTTGTTCGGCACGGAACTGTGGGAGCGATTCTCCTACTATGCAATGCGAGCAATTCTGGTTTTATACCTCACAGATACAACACTCAATGGTGGCATGGGCTGGTCAGCCAAAGAGGCATTAGATCTCTATGGCATTTATACCGGGCTTGTCTATATTACGCCCTTAATCGGTGGCTGGCTGGCCGATAACTATTTTGGCCAGCGTCGTTCGATCCTCGCGGGGGGAGCCCTGATGGCCATCGGTCAGTTTACATTGGCTCTGCCGCATCAGCTATTCGGTCTTGACGCGGTACACAGCTTCTATCTTGGACTGGCGTTACTGATCATCGGCAATGGTCTGTTTAAACCGAATATTTCCACCATGGTCGGAGACCTGTATCACGAAGGCGACCATCGGCGTGATGGCGCATTCACTATCTTTTATATGGGCATCAATATGGGCGCGCTCCTTGCGGGGATTATCTCCGGCATCGCAACCAATAATTTCGGCTGGAAAGCCGGTTTTGTCGCCGCCGGAATTGGGATGATGATCAGCTTCGTCATTCAGATCCTGTTTGCACAACGCTTGCTGGGAGATATTGGCCTCAAACCTGCGGCAGCCCGGGATTTACAACAGAAGAAAGCACAGAAGAAAGAACCATTAACCAAAGAAGAAACAGACCGTATGAAAGTCATTATCATCATGGGCTTCTTTGTGATTGTTTTCTGGGCAGGATTCGAGCAAGCCGGTGGTTTGATGAACTTGTATACCCAACAATATACCGACCGGATGATCGGCAGTTTTGAAGTGCCCGCAGCCTGGTTCCAGTCTCTGAATCCGTTTTTCATTATTACCTGTGCGCCACTGATTGCGCTACTCTGGATCAAACTTGGCAGTCGTGAACCCAATTCACCGGTCAAATTTGCGTTTGGACTATTTTTTCTGGCGATCGGTTTCTTGTGTATGATTGGCGCAGTTTTAGAACAAGGCGGTGATCTGAATGTGAAAACCTCGATGTTCTGGCTGGTGGGCGCGTTCTTCTTCCATACCATCGGGGAACTCTGTTTATCACCCATCGGTTTGTCGATGACCACCAAACTGGCACCGCTGCGTCTGGCGTCACTCATGATGGGGGTCTGGCTCGGATTTAATGCAGTTGCCAACTATATTGCCGGGTTGATCGGGGCCCATGTCGGTGATTTCGGCGCCTTAGCAATTTTCGGCGGCATCGCCGTAACGGCCACAGTGTCCGGCCTGATCCTGCTATTATTCTCCAATAAACTGGTGATGTGGATGCACGGTGCGGAAACAATAACCCATCTCAACGAGACCCCGGAGGACGTGGAGCAGACCACTCAAACGGCATAA
- a CDS encoding cellulase family glycosylhydrolase: MSYLPTQRLSMKKRRFPAKKLLLSCLGCLFVGLSQQAWAVEPLSVSGNKIYAGDTVKSFAGNSLFWSNNEWGGEKFYRADIVKMLRDDWHSSIVRASMGIQEDGGYLDDPAGNKAKVITVVDAAIENDMYVIIDWHSHHAEDNVAEAVSFFREMAQKYGDSPNVIYEIYNEPLQISWDHVIKPYAEKVIAAIREFDPDNLIVVGTPSWSQDVDTASFNPINGTNIAYTLHFYAGTHGQYLRDKALTAMNNGIALFVTEWGTINADGDGGVNEAETNIWVNFMKEHDLSNANWALNDKAEGASTYYPDTMNLTPSGKKVKSIIENWPYQLGNNTPQTCAGVNVYPNWTRRAWENGPYNHSDSGDYMVYQNKLYQANWYTTSTPGSDNSWTLTGACTN; this comes from the coding sequence ATGTCATATTTACCAACACAACGTCTATCGATGAAAAAACGCCGTTTCCCGGCAAAAAAATTATTACTTTCCTGTCTGGGATGCTTATTTGTCGGATTAAGTCAGCAAGCATGGGCGGTTGAACCTTTGTCAGTGTCCGGCAATAAAATCTATGCCGGAGATACCGTGAAGAGCTTCGCGGGTAACAGTCTGTTCTGGAGTAATAACGAATGGGGCGGTGAAAAGTTCTATCGCGCAGATATTGTCAAAATGCTTCGGGATGACTGGCATTCAAGTATTGTCCGGGCATCAATGGGAATTCAGGAAGATGGTGGCTATCTCGATGATCCGGCCGGTAATAAGGCCAAAGTGATTACCGTCGTCGATGCCGCAATTGAAAACGACATGTATGTAATCATCGACTGGCATTCTCACCATGCCGAAGATAACGTTGCTGAAGCGGTCAGCTTCTTCCGGGAAATGGCTCAGAAATATGGCGATAGCCCCAACGTCATTTATGAAATCTATAATGAGCCGCTGCAAATCTCTTGGGATCATGTCATCAAGCCTTATGCCGAAAAAGTCATTGCTGCAATCCGCGAGTTTGATCCAGATAACTTAATCGTGGTCGGTACCCCAAGCTGGTCACAAGATGTCGATACCGCATCTTTTAATCCCATCAACGGAACCAACATTGCCTATACACTGCACTTCTATGCCGGTACACACGGACAATATCTCAGAGACAAAGCCCTCACCGCGATGAATAATGGCATTGCGCTCTTCGTCACCGAATGGGGCACTATCAACGCCGACGGAGACGGTGGGGTCAATGAAGCGGAAACCAATATCTGGGTGAACTTCATGAAAGAGCATGACCTCAGTAATGCAAACTGGGCGTTAAACGACAAAGCTGAAGGCGCATCGACTTATTATCCCGATACGATGAATCTGACGCCATCCGGCAAAAAAGTAAAATCAATTATTGAAAACTGGCCATATCAGCTGGGCAACAATACCCCACAAACATGTGCCGGCGTCAATGTCTATCCAAACTGGACACGCAGGGCGTGGGAAAACGGCCCTTATAACCATAGCGACAGCGGTGACTACATGGTGTATCAGAATAAACTCTATCAGGCCAACTGGTATACGACATCAACTCCCGGTAGTGATAACTCCTGGACTTTGACCGGCGCGTGTACAAATTAA
- a CDS encoding DUF1353 domain-containing protein, with translation MSMSNLYLFPVTEPHSSKLDEAYEVAEDFGIVNQGTELWVPKFFQYDGASIPSAAYSIIGTPFNPRFMKAAVIHDWLYYTHLLSRSDADQLFYELLRESGVKKVKAILMREAVEAFGHFYWENNDDDVKYLSDLKIMIQNDHRLPSKYGL, from the coding sequence ATGAGCATGAGCAATTTATATTTATTTCCGGTGACCGAACCACATAGCAGTAAGCTTGATGAAGCCTATGAAGTTGCTGAGGATTTTGGCATCGTCAACCAAGGCACAGAACTCTGGGTGCCGAAGTTCTTTCAGTACGATGGGGCAAGTATTCCGAGTGCTGCCTACAGTATTATCGGGACACCGTTTAACCCGCGCTTTATGAAAGCGGCAGTGATCCATGACTGGCTCTATTATACGCATTTGTTAAGCCGCTCTGATGCCGATCAACTGTTCTACGAGCTACTGCGCGAATCGGGTGTCAAAAAAGTTAAAGCGATTTTAATGCGCGAGGCGGTTGAAGCATTCGGCCATTTCTACTGGGAAAATAATGACGATGATGTGAAATATTTATCTGATCTGAAAATCATGATTCAGAATGACCATCGCTTACCATCAAAGTATGGGCTGTAA
- a CDS encoding DUF4336 domain-containing protein, whose protein sequence is MTKIGENIWIFDGKTVPFLTLPYSTRMTIVRLADQSLWVHSPIEFNSELQAAVDALGVVKYLIAPNQLHHLFIAQWQAAYPEAFSYGTEGVRHKRQDLTFNATLSAQADYPWTDELDAVLFTGSQVMQECVFFHRSTETLIVTDLIENFSPQAFNFFQRLLAKLTGILAPTGKMPLDWRLSFLMGKATARTHLEKILSWNPKTIVMAHGMIVTENADKFLRRSFRWLL, encoded by the coding sequence ATGACAAAGATTGGTGAAAATATTTGGATATTCGATGGTAAAACCGTTCCGTTTTTAACCTTACCGTATTCGACAAGGATGACGATTGTCCGGCTTGCCGATCAATCTTTATGGGTTCACAGCCCCATTGAATTTAATTCTGAACTGCAAGCCGCAGTCGATGCTTTAGGGGTTGTGAAATACTTGATCGCGCCCAACCAGCTTCATCATCTGTTTATTGCCCAATGGCAAGCCGCTTATCCGGAAGCGTTCTCGTATGGAACCGAAGGGGTACGTCATAAGCGTCAGGATTTGACATTTAATGCGACTTTGTCCGCACAGGCCGATTATCCGTGGACCGATGAACTGGATGCCGTGTTATTTACCGGTTCTCAGGTGATGCAGGAGTGTGTCTTTTTTCACCGTTCGACTGAGACGTTAATTGTCACGGATCTGATTGAAAACTTCTCACCGCAAGCTTTCAATTTCTTTCAGCGTTTGTTGGCTAAGCTGACCGGGATTCTTGCCCCGACCGGTAAAATGCCATTGGATTGGCGCTTAAGCTTTTTGATGGGCAAAGCGACCGCTCGGACGCATTTGGAGAAAATCCTGAGTTGGAACCCCAAGACCATTGTCATGGCACACGGTATGATTGTGACGGAAAATGCCGATAAATTCTTACGCCGTTCATTTCGCTGGCTATTATAA
- a CDS encoding 2OG-Fe(II) oxygenase, producing the protein MNENLFELIADDIEKQGYSIRPAALPEAISGPLFDHQQSLHADKYIDAGIGRRDDYLKNDFVRNDEICWITGQSDSGQAWIDWTSQLKRFLNQRLFLGLFSFESHFAHYPPGAFYKRHYDAFRGEANRVLSVVTYLNPNWGATDGGELILYRDDLDQEGISVVPLYGTIVVFLSEEFPHEVRPATRDRYSIAGWFRVNTSINNRIDPPR; encoded by the coding sequence ATGAATGAAAATTTATTCGAGCTGATTGCTGATGATATAGAAAAGCAAGGATATAGCATTCGTCCGGCTGCGTTGCCAGAAGCGATCTCCGGCCCACTGTTTGATCACCAGCAATCGCTTCATGCTGACAAATATATCGACGCTGGTATCGGTCGGCGCGATGACTATCTGAAAAATGACTTTGTCAGAAATGATGAAATTTGTTGGATTACCGGACAATCAGATTCAGGACAAGCTTGGATCGACTGGACATCACAGTTAAAGCGCTTCCTCAATCAACGGCTTTTTCTGGGGCTGTTCTCGTTTGAAAGCCATTTCGCGCATTACCCGCCGGGAGCCTTTTATAAACGGCATTATGATGCTTTTCGTGGTGAAGCCAACCGGGTTTTGTCCGTCGTGACGTATTTAAATCCGAATTGGGGGGCGACCGATGGCGGCGAACTGATTTTGTATCGGGATGATTTGGACCAGGAAGGGATCAGCGTCGTACCGCTGTATGGAACCATTGTGGTTTTTCTCAGTGAGGAATTTCCGCATGAAGTGCGTCCCGCGACGCGAGATCGATACTCGATTGCCGGTTGGTTCCGGGTGAATACCTCGATTAATAACCGAATCGATCCCCCGCGTTAA
- a CDS encoding GFA family protein → MHHFQGSCLCGSIRYEVAGKLQKFFLCHCQRCRKDTGSAHAANIFINPTTFDWLSGADLVKTYHHPDSRHVKSFCQNCGSAVPTVINSTMILLPAGSLDSEPPRMPDANIFVDSQANWSKNTDNLPGFAQLPE, encoded by the coding sequence ATGCATCATTTTCAAGGTTCGTGCCTGTGTGGCAGTATCCGGTATGAAGTGGCCGGTAAACTACAGAAATTTTTCCTGTGCCACTGTCAGCGGTGCCGTAAAGATACGGGGTCAGCTCATGCGGCAAATATATTTATCAACCCCACCACCTTTGATTGGCTGAGTGGTGCTGATTTAGTAAAAACGTATCACCATCCGGACTCCCGTCATGTGAAAAGCTTTTGTCAAAACTGTGGCTCAGCTGTGCCGACCGTCATCAACAGCACCATGATTCTGCTCCCCGCCGGAAGCCTGGATTCAGAGCCTCCACGGATGCCTGACGCAAATATTTTTGTCGACAGTCAGGCAAACTGGTCAAAAAATACCGACAACCTGCCGGGTTTTGCACAATTGCCTGAATAA
- a CDS encoding CHASE domain-containing protein — protein MPSQSKDIEYEVKGTTTGLHWYHWAVISLSLILTFGAYYITERQTNLKITNQFEFQSQQIVELVQERMIRYEEALWAGVSALKMFPRDASREDWRTFAASLQIDQRFPGINGIGVIHYVPPQKLANYLAWQRESIPDYGLHPAHAEPEYWPITYIEPQSENRRAVGLDMAHEINRYTAAKKARDSQHANITGPITLVQDDQKTPGFLFYAPWSSPGRPSDRYGETDSDFKGLVYAPFIMYKLMDGTLKNVNRLVNFSIHDGDTLLYTELDSNAENLDADPLFQREITLKLYGREWRFHLQSTQLFRTQQSSAQPFVILFGGLTIDVLLFAIFFILARSNRNAIEYAQKVTASLKLRKEELEQASDDLRQKNWDLEEANSELDQFAFVASHDLKAPLRGINQLALWIEEDSEGKLTETTYAHLELMKNRISRLERLLDDLLTYSRVGRNKELPVSVNVASMIEDVFQLLNHDHRFSLTVDAPDEVVTTVATPLEQILRNLIGNTMKHHDQEAGNIAIHVTQSPQSLHFEVKDDGPGIPVEHQEKVFELFHTLKPRDQVEGSGLGLSIIKKILERYHCPYQIQSDGKRGLTFSFSWPIGMKSQNTADDERDES, from the coding sequence ATGCCATCTCAATCGAAAGATATTGAGTACGAAGTGAAGGGGACTACCACTGGGTTGCATTGGTATCACTGGGCTGTTATTTCACTGTCTCTGATACTGACTTTTGGCGCTTACTATATTACTGAACGCCAGACCAACCTGAAAATCACCAATCAGTTTGAGTTTCAGTCACAGCAAATCGTCGAACTGGTACAAGAGCGAATGATTCGCTACGAAGAAGCATTATGGGCGGGGGTCTCCGCATTAAAAATGTTTCCGCGTGATGCCTCGCGGGAAGATTGGCGAACATTTGCAGCAAGCTTACAGATCGATCAGCGTTTCCCGGGGATTAACGGCATTGGGGTGATTCATTATGTGCCGCCGCAAAAGCTTGCCAACTATCTGGCGTGGCAACGGGAATCCATACCTGACTATGGTCTTCATCCTGCTCACGCAGAACCCGAATACTGGCCGATCACCTATATCGAACCGCAATCTGAAAACCGCCGGGCGGTTGGGTTAGATATGGCACATGAAATAAACCGGTATACCGCAGCGAAAAAAGCCCGTGACTCTCAGCATGCGAATATTACCGGCCCGATTACGCTGGTGCAGGATGATCAAAAAACACCGGGATTTTTGTTCTATGCACCGTGGTCTTCACCGGGTCGGCCTTCTGACCGGTATGGTGAAACCGACAGCGATTTTAAGGGGCTGGTGTATGCGCCGTTCATCATGTACAAATTGATGGACGGGACCTTAAAAAATGTCAATCGTCTCGTTAATTTCAGCATTCATGACGGAGACACTTTACTCTATACCGAACTGGATTCAAATGCTGAAAATCTTGATGCTGATCCACTATTTCAACGCGAGATTACGCTGAAACTTTACGGGCGTGAATGGCGTTTTCATCTGCAATCGACACAGCTATTCCGGACGCAACAAAGCAGTGCCCAGCCTTTTGTCATTTTGTTCGGAGGTTTAACGATCGATGTGCTACTTTTTGCCATTTTCTTCATCCTCGCCCGATCAAACCGGAATGCGATTGAGTACGCGCAGAAGGTCACTGCCAGTTTGAAGTTACGTAAAGAAGAATTGGAACAGGCCAGTGACGATCTCCGGCAAAAAAACTGGGATTTGGAAGAAGCCAACAGCGAACTCGATCAGTTTGCCTTTGTCGCCTCTCATGACTTAAAAGCACCGCTCAGAGGGATCAATCAGCTGGCGTTGTGGATTGAAGAAGATAGTGAGGGGAAACTGACAGAAACGACCTATGCACATCTCGAATTAATGAAAAACCGGATCTCCCGGCTCGAGCGTTTGCTCGATGATTTGCTCACCTATTCTCGGGTCGGCAGAAACAAAGAGCTGCCGGTGTCCGTCAATGTTGCGTCTATGATTGAGGACGTATTTCAATTGCTGAATCATGACCACCGTTTTTCGCTAACGGTTGATGCGCCGGATGAAGTCGTGACGACGGTTGCCACACCGCTGGAACAAATTCTCAGAAACTTAATCGGCAATACCATGAAACATCATGATCAAGAGGCGGGAAATATTGCGATTCATGTTACTCAGTCACCACAGTCTCTGCATTTTGAAGTGAAGGATGACGGCCCGGGAATTCCCGTTGAACATCAGGAGAAAGTGTTTGAGCTGTTCCATACCCTTAAACCCCGGGATCAGGTTGAAGGCAGCGGACTGGGATTATCGATCATTAAAAAAATATTAGAGCGTTATCACTGCCCCTATCAGATTCAATCAGACGGAAAACGTGGACTCACGTTTTCATTCTCCTGGCCGATTGGAATGAAATCACAGAATACAGCAGATGATGAGAGAGACGAATCATAA